In Virgibacillus sp. NKC19-16, a single genomic region encodes these proteins:
- a CDS encoding catalase, whose translation MDDKSSSENERTGREDKKDEQLEQYREKNTGPGKKMTDDAGFKISNDRWSLKAGKRGPTLFQDFHFYRKQSHFSRERIPEKVVHARGDGAYGEFELYKSMRHVTRAHFLQEPGTKTPVFVRFSNFIGSKGSKDTAIDIRGFATKFYTQEGNYDMLGLSFAIFAVMDAMKFSDLTHAVKPNPRTGVPQATIAHDNAWDYIANNQEIAHFVMWLMSGRGRPKSWRMMEGWPVNTFRFINKQGKSTFVRFVWKPMLGVHSLLLDEANTIGGVDPDFHRRDLHEAINCGAYPEYELGVQLIAEEDEFKYDFDLLDDTKLWPEEVVPVEIIGKMTLNRLVDNHFAEEEQSSFDPATVVPGIDFTDDPVLQGRSFAYRDTDYHRLGTANINNIPINQPIVERNFNQRQGVARHRIDVDSVNYHENSLAGNTPAETPPEEGGYAHYPEKVDGHKTRERGGESFYDFFTQPRLFWNSMSPVEKQNIVETFNFHLEYVQSKSVRQQVVDMFGNVDTGMATAIAENIGVNPPKGPHVPVEQSSPALSNTRFSAYTQKVAVLINDGFNGREVSSVLDYLHHCGVFIDIISAKLGTVTGADGTPLNVNKTFTGTYPVLYDSLYVVGGGSENEAKFHQGVMNFLNEAYKHYKPIGIASTGQSYMHASKSNNLAGVVFAANNPDFEKDFVSAIAKQRFWDRE comes from the coding sequence ATGGATGATAAGTCATCATCAGAAAATGAAAGAACAGGGAGGGAGGATAAAAAAGATGAGCAACTAGAACAATACCGGGAGAAAAACACAGGTCCAGGCAAGAAAATGACGGATGATGCCGGGTTTAAAATTTCAAATGATCGGTGGTCCTTAAAAGCAGGAAAGCGTGGACCTACATTATTTCAAGACTTTCATTTTTATAGAAAGCAGTCACATTTTAGTAGAGAACGGATCCCGGAAAAAGTGGTTCATGCAAGAGGCGATGGGGCATATGGAGAATTTGAGTTATATAAATCAATGAGACATGTCACAAGAGCTCACTTCTTGCAAGAACCTGGCACCAAAACACCTGTATTCGTCCGATTTTCCAATTTTATAGGAAGTAAGGGCTCCAAGGATACAGCAATAGATATACGTGGTTTTGCAACCAAGTTTTACACACAAGAAGGAAATTATGATATGTTGGGACTCTCATTTGCTATCTTCGCCGTTATGGATGCCATGAAATTTTCAGATTTAACGCATGCAGTTAAACCGAATCCGCGAACTGGGGTTCCGCAAGCGACTATTGCGCATGATAATGCCTGGGATTATATCGCCAATAATCAGGAAATTGCTCATTTCGTTATGTGGCTTATGTCCGGTCGGGGCCGTCCAAAAAGCTGGAGAATGATGGAAGGATGGCCAGTCAATACGTTTCGATTTATCAATAAACAGGGGAAGTCAACATTTGTCAGATTTGTATGGAAACCTATGCTTGGCGTTCATTCATTGTTACTGGATGAAGCGAATACAATTGGAGGGGTAGATCCGGATTTCCATCGACGAGATTTACATGAGGCTATTAATTGTGGGGCATATCCAGAATATGAACTCGGTGTGCAGTTGATCGCTGAGGAAGATGAATTCAAGTATGACTTTGATCTTCTAGATGACACGAAACTGTGGCCGGAAGAAGTTGTTCCTGTTGAAATAATCGGTAAAATGACGTTGAACCGGCTCGTTGATAATCACTTTGCAGAAGAAGAACAGTCCTCATTTGACCCAGCAACGGTTGTTCCGGGGATTGACTTCACTGATGATCCCGTGTTGCAGGGCAGATCATTTGCCTACAGGGATACGGATTATCATCGACTTGGTACGGCAAATATTAATAATATTCCGATCAACCAGCCTATTGTCGAAAGGAACTTTAATCAACGACAAGGCGTTGCACGTCATCGAATTGATGTCGATTCCGTAAACTATCATGAAAATTCTTTAGCAGGAAATACACCAGCAGAGACCCCTCCTGAAGAAGGTGGTTATGCGCATTACCCGGAAAAAGTAGATGGACACAAAACGCGGGAACGCGGGGGAGAATCGTTCTATGATTTCTTCACACAGCCAAGACTTTTTTGGAATAGTATGTCACCTGTTGAGAAACAAAACATTGTAGAAACATTTAACTTTCACCTCGAATATGTACAGAGTAAATCAGTCAGGCAGCAAGTTGTCGATATGTTTGGCAACGTTGATACAGGAATGGCAACCGCAATCGCTGAAAATATTGGCGTCAATCCTCCAAAGGGTCCACATGTCCCGGTTGAACAAAGTTCTCCTGCCCTAAGCAATACGCGGTTTTCTGCCTATACGCAAAAAGTCGCTGTTCTTATTAACGATGGTTTTAACGGTAGAGAGGTAAGTAGTGTTCTTGACTACCTACATCACTGCGGGGTTTTCATAGACATCATAAGTGCAAAGCTTGGTACTGTCACAGGTGCAGATGGTACACCACTCAACGTCAATAAGACATTTACTGGAACCTATCCTGTCTTATATGACTCACTCTATGTCGTTGGGGGAGGTTCTGAAAATGAAGCAAAATTCCATCAAGGTGTTATGAATTTTTTAAATGAAGCATATAAACACTATAAACCAATTGGTATTGCCTCAACTGGACAGTCTTATATGCATGCATCAAAAAGTAATAACCTAGCTGGTGTTGTTTTTGCAGCAAATAATCCGGACTTTGAAAAGGATTTTGTCTCTGCAATCGCGAAGCAACGTTTTTGGGATAGAGAATAG
- the thpD gene encoding ectoine hydroxylase gives MEDLYPSRQNNKPEILKRKDPVIHTERSKDNQAPISKEQLDSYERNGFLQIENFFSPQEVTDMQNGIFELQDSSRDVTSEKVIREPQSEEIRSIFHVHNDDNYFKQVANDQRLLDIVNYLLGSDVYIHQSRINYKPEFSGKEFDWHSDFETWHVEDGMPRMRAVSLSIALSDNYTFNGPLMLIPGSHNYYVSCAGETPDDNYKDSLQKQKLGVPDHDSLRWLADQGGGISVPTGKAGAITLFESNTMHGSSGNITPYSRNNLFMVYNSVENALVRPYSGGKERPEFIAVREGAAMLSGSR, from the coding sequence ATGGAAGATCTTTATCCATCACGGCAAAATAACAAACCGGAGATATTAAAACGGAAGGATCCTGTGATTCACACAGAACGATCAAAAGATAATCAAGCCCCTATTTCCAAAGAACAGCTTGATTCATATGAACGAAATGGCTTCTTGCAGATTGAGAATTTCTTCTCACCTCAGGAAGTAACGGATATGCAAAACGGTATTTTCGAACTGCAGGACTCCAGTAGAGACGTAACTTCTGAGAAAGTAATTCGTGAGCCGCAAAGTGAGGAAATCAGATCAATTTTTCACGTGCATAATGATGACAATTATTTTAAACAAGTTGCGAATGATCAGCGCCTACTCGATATCGTAAACTACCTTCTTGGTAGCGATGTCTATATACATCAATCTCGAATTAACTATAAACCGGAATTCTCAGGAAAAGAATTTGATTGGCATTCGGATTTTGAAACATGGCATGTGGAAGATGGAATGCCGCGGATGAGGGCTGTTAGTCTATCGATCGCCTTGTCCGACAACTATACATTTAACGGGCCTTTAATGCTTATACCTGGTTCCCATAACTACTATGTCAGCTGCGCGGGCGAAACACCTGATGATAACTATAAAGATTCGCTGCAGAAACAAAAGCTTGGTGTCCCTGATCATGATAGCCTGCGTTGGTTAGCTGATCAAGGAGGCGGTATATCAGTGCCAACCGGAAAAGCTGGTGCCATCACCTTATTTGAAAGCAATACCATGCATGGATCGAGCGGTAATATTACGCCATATAGCCGCAATAACTTATTCATGGTATATAATAGCGTTGAAAACGCACTAGTAAGACCGTACTCAGGAGGGAAAGAACGTCCTGAATTCATTGCTGTACGAGAAGGTGCTGCAATGTTAAGCGGAAGTAGATAA
- a CDS encoding DUF421 domain-containing protein, with translation MPDFVIIVIRSISAFLFILLLTRILGKKQIAQLTFFDYITGISIGNMAASAAIDTNMQLIDGIIGIFIFSILSMIIAFGAVKSLKFRQIVEGSPIIVMRNGNVLEKNLAKVRMTFDDLMLGLREKSTYKLSDVETVTLETNGELSVMKKSEYQPLTPKDIGMMVEPEHTPSLIIIDGKLLRKRLNYLGYTEEWLLGEVMKQGAEHFKDVFLAQIDSKGKVYVDLYDDKEKAPQMKQKPLLAAQLRKMQADLEGFAIQTNDQNAKQMYYNQSKELQDLIDNINPFLKE, from the coding sequence ATGCCAGATTTTGTAATAATCGTCATACGCTCTATATCTGCCTTCCTTTTTATTTTACTCCTGACAAGAATCCTTGGAAAAAAACAAATCGCACAGCTTACCTTTTTCGATTACATTACAGGTATTTCTATTGGCAATATGGCTGCTTCTGCGGCTATTGATACGAATATGCAATTAATAGATGGGATAATAGGGATATTTATATTTAGTATATTGTCAATGATAATTGCATTTGGGGCTGTAAAATCTCTAAAGTTTAGGCAAATCGTAGAAGGCAGTCCAATTATTGTAATGAGAAATGGAAATGTTCTGGAGAAGAACTTAGCCAAAGTTAGGATGACATTTGATGACCTCATGTTGGGTTTAAGAGAAAAAAGCACGTATAAGTTATCGGATGTTGAAACAGTAACACTGGAAACAAACGGAGAATTAAGTGTGATGAAGAAGTCAGAATATCAACCTTTAACCCCCAAAGATATTGGAATGATGGTGGAACCTGAACATACACCATCGTTAATCATTATTGATGGAAAATTATTGAGGAAGCGCTTGAATTACCTTGGGTATACAGAGGAGTGGCTACTTGGAGAAGTGATGAAACAAGGTGCCGAACATTTTAAAGATGTCTTCCTAGCACAAATCGATTCAAAAGGAAAAGTTTATGTTGATCTATATGATGATAAAGAAAAAGCACCACAAATGAAACAAAAACCACTTCTTGCAGCACAACTGAGGAAGATGCAAGCAGATTTAGAAGGTTTTGCGATCCAAACAAATGATCAAAATGCAAAGCAGATGTATTATAATCAATCAAAAGAACTTCAAGATCTCATCGACAACATCAATCCATTTCTTAAGGAATAA
- a CDS encoding CBS domain-containing protein: MQQNLGSIMTSNVFTVKETQSLQEAAAVMSEHNIGAIPVVNNTGQMTGIITDRDITLRSTAQGEAAQTPISEAMTAQQVVQGTPDMDVHAAAQLMSEQQIRRLPVVENGQVVGMVALGDIAVDNQSNTAAEQALSSISTPSAPQK, translated from the coding sequence ATGCAGCAAAACTTAGGAAGCATTATGACATCAAATGTATTTACAGTGAAGGAAACACAGTCTCTACAGGAAGCAGCAGCCGTGATGAGTGAGCATAATATCGGGGCGATTCCTGTTGTTAATAACACTGGTCAAATGACTGGTATTATAACAGACCGCGATATTACGCTCCGATCAACAGCTCAAGGCGAAGCTGCTCAAACACCTATATCAGAGGCTATGACTGCACAACAAGTCGTACAGGGTACACCTGATATGGATGTACACGCGGCGGCACAGTTGATGTCCGAGCAACAAATACGCCGTTTGCCTGTTGTAGAAAATGGACAAGTGGTTGGAATGGTCGCTTTAGGAGATATTGCTGTAGACAACCAATCGAACACTGCCGCAGAACAGGCATTATCGAGTATTTCAACACCTTCTGCACCTCAGAAATAA